The following are from one region of the Candidatus Hydrogenedentota bacterium genome:
- the sat gene encoding sulfate adenylyltransferase, with product MPIKPHGGALVNRLLEGAALEAARTKARTLPRIQVDTYLAFEIDGIAKGLYSPLTGFMNEEEARRVLGTMHLRPGIPWTFPLLLHVPQNDADRLEVGQEVAIADDRGDLAAILHLSGKFSLDKREIAEKVYRTTDEKHPGVAYTYAHGPVYLAGELDVLQAREIEHQECNLTPAQTRAAFTERGWKRIVAFQTRNPIHRAHEYLTKCALEICDGLLIHPLMGTTKSDDIPGDVRMKCYKVLMDRYYAHEHVMLSIMPVNMRYAGPKEAIMHAIIRKNYGCTHFIVGRDHAGVGNYYGTYDAHYIFDEFDRAELDITPLFFEHAFYSKITGGMASPKTCPGGPEDHVFLSGTKVREMLQRGEMPPEEFTRPEVARVLIDWATSAK from the coding sequence ATGCCTATTAAGCCTCACGGCGGTGCGCTGGTCAACCGCCTGCTCGAAGGGGCCGCCCTTGAGGCGGCGCGGACGAAGGCGCGCACGCTGCCGCGCATCCAGGTCGACACCTACCTGGCGTTCGAGATCGACGGCATCGCCAAGGGCCTGTACAGCCCGCTGACGGGCTTCATGAACGAAGAAGAAGCCCGCCGCGTGCTCGGCACGATGCATCTGCGGCCCGGCATCCCCTGGACCTTTCCGCTGCTGCTGCATGTCCCGCAGAACGACGCGGACCGCCTTGAAGTGGGGCAGGAAGTCGCGATCGCGGACGACCGCGGCGACCTGGCCGCAATCCTGCATCTCAGCGGGAAATTCTCGCTTGACAAGCGCGAGATCGCGGAGAAAGTCTACCGGACTACCGACGAGAAGCACCCGGGCGTGGCCTATACCTACGCGCACGGGCCGGTCTATCTCGCGGGGGAACTGGACGTGCTCCAGGCGCGCGAGATCGAGCATCAGGAGTGCAACCTGACGCCGGCGCAGACACGCGCCGCCTTTACCGAACGCGGCTGGAAGCGTATCGTCGCGTTCCAGACGCGGAATCCCATCCATCGCGCGCATGAGTATCTGACGAAGTGCGCGCTGGAAATCTGCGACGGCCTGCTCATACATCCGCTCATGGGCACGACCAAGAGCGACGATATCCCCGGCGACGTGCGCATGAAGTGCTACAAGGTTCTCATGGACCGGTATTACGCACACGAACACGTCATGCTCTCGATTATGCCGGTGAACATGCGGTACGCGGGCCCGAAGGAAGCAATCATGCACGCGATCATCCGCAAGAACTACGGCTGCACGCACTTCATCGTGGGCCGCGACCACGCGGGCGTCGGCAACTATTACGGCACCTACGACGCCCACTACATTTTTGACGAATTCGACCGCGCGGAACTGGATATCACGCCGCTGTTCTTCGAACACGCCTTCTACTCCAAGATAACCGGCGGGATGGCGTCGCCGAAGACCTGCCCCGGCGGGCCGGAAGACCACGTCTTCCTCAGCGGCACGAAGGTGCGTGAAATGCTGCAGCGCGGGGAGATGCCGCCCGAGGAATTCACGCGGCCCGAAGTCGCGCGCGTGCTCATCGATTGGGCGACCAGCGCGAAATAA
- a CDS encoding rubrerythrin family protein — translation MAELNGSKTEKNLWAAFAGESQARNKYTYFASVAKKEGYEQIAAIFLETAEQEKEHAKLHLKALGGIGGTLDNLKAAASGENEEWTDMYPRMAAEAREEGFADIARVLEGIGKIEKEHQERYQALLKNLEDSQVFQKPGKVKWRCRNCGFVHEGAKAAMKCPICGHPQSYFEIVPENY, via the coding sequence ATGGCGGAATTGAATGGCTCAAAAACCGAGAAGAACCTTTGGGCAGCCTTTGCCGGCGAATCGCAGGCAAGGAACAAATACACCTATTTCGCTTCCGTCGCCAAGAAGGAGGGGTATGAGCAAATCGCGGCGATTTTCCTGGAGACGGCCGAACAGGAGAAGGAGCATGCCAAGCTCCACTTGAAGGCATTGGGCGGTATCGGCGGCACCCTCGACAATCTGAAAGCCGCGGCGTCGGGCGAGAACGAGGAATGGACTGACATGTATCCTCGAATGGCCGCCGAGGCACGCGAGGAAGGCTTCGCGGACATTGCCCGCGTCCTCGAAGGCATCGGGAAGATCGAGAAGGAACACCAGGAACGGTATCAGGCGCTGTTGAAGAATCTGGAAGACAGCCAGGTATTTCAGAAGCCCGGAAAAGTCAAATGGCGTTGCCGGAACTGCGGTTTTGTTCACGAGGGCGCAAAGGCCGCGATGAAATGCCCCATATGCGGGCATCCGCAGTCCTATTTTGAAATTGTCCCCGAGAACTATTGA
- a CDS encoding DUF5011 domain-containing protein, whose amino-acid sequence MQRRSVWCGKARRARNAVGKRDAFRRSCGVVLSLCCFAVCARGDIARILDVGDSWVFFPYALQSPPALEEVLARPEFDLGQYREDGSIGLTNIFAEGWDTPEQLQKIADRLAALPTLDICHVSLGGNDIVHTWKQFMSPAQVDTMMAEIIGHIRNVVQFCLDQRPDVRVALLGYDYVNLYEGFMINDFGEVWDYESITHWAVTYWGYPIPANRQEVLEIVREVHDIWAELERRKIELAQEFPGRVTYIHNFGYVQHVFGVPAEGVEPGEAGIPDGPENGYANFPNGRPDLYNPRIVMKIDDGEMDPLHLNAEGFLTFMENAVRQCYAAWLADSTPPVVASIRPLAEAANPTDAPEVIFEVKFTEPVTGVDVTDFSVRTSASVSDAVISDMSGADATCFVTVSGMTGAGTVALDLVDDDTIYDAVWYPLKRLDDGSFRGVQAYWLGGGLLDCAQATALEMQGNALYDAQLGGAWPFADLDGNGIPDRFELALAARLCCDTSYPGHDPLQAAIASNAAALESEPGFAALEPYTDAIAAFCAISPDLRDGIVSALSLTAAYSVFELDMAFPLASLGDPDGDEISNLFEYDWVVDQECAHVEYAIAASTAGCGPDDLPTCPDPSVFDDEAEAFFVALQQGIEWKDADWGDNGIPDRYELALLGRVFCDGRHPLHDPLALVYADNRAALEADPAAELFLPYIGYLSLFAASSQEAADSIVQDMALTAPIAGLQYESAEPFAAASDLDGDGASNDREFTWTFIRGGSPEVYADEASDPNRAPDAAIPNCDVAVTFESQGRDFYEFAFEEDVWQTADADVSMIPDRYEISVLAAILCDEHHPLHETVQQVHDANLALLRVEPGIPFLAPVFDIMAALATLDQAFADILKAGLSLEGDYAPYSNGADLPLSSLGDLDLDGALNYEEFENIGGLDATVPEYVRAVLGSYYPPAPELTVDPLITNDSRPAITGTVRYSVALGLSLDGATWRAVLVDNNEWVHNVPDPLPDGVYDVRVRAVGAYNREGHDSTTDELIIDTVAPVIALNGPGRLTAEAGEPYLDPGATAMDDREGDISERLNMTNNVNPSLIDTFSVTYDVEDTAGNFALTATRIVDVRDRTIPVITMLGDAEMTVEAAEPFNDPGATAWDSFSGDITPEIRVTGSVDVMTPGTYVLAYDVRDANRNDAVTVSRTVHVVDTQPPFVTLLGPADMSVPVGEPFAEPGVVAWDALDGDLSAAVVVIGMADTEILGAYVLTYTAQDAAGNVSIPAVRTVHVVDEVPPVLSVTGDNPLTHEAPEPYNDPGATAFDNYDGDLTAAIQTANDVNPAIPGDYTVTYSLADSSGNPAQALRAVHVVDTTAPIITVTGPSELTHEAATPYADPGATAADTVDGDLTAAIVVTDNVNVAVLGDYTVAYSVEDASGNTADAQRLVHVADTTPPVITLIGPETLLHEAGTAYADPGAIAADSRQGDLTALLQVENTVDEDTPGAYTVTYRVSDSEGNEAQPSVRHVLVADSTAPTLVLIGDAIVTLRCFDDFMDPGAMAFDLVDGDRTAFIRAESSIVEHSPGEYPVTYRVADSQGNEAEPVVRTVIILDDCGHTADQNGDFRIGLAELLRVIQFYNTKSHHCELGTEDGYAPGPGGQWCPPHDLDYAPADWRIDLSELLRVVQFYNAGGCYPCPDSGTEDGFCFAPN is encoded by the coding sequence ATGCAGCGGCGGAGCGTGTGGTGCGGCAAGGCAAGGCGCGCGCGGAACGCAGTTGGCAAGCGGGATGCGTTTCGGCGGTCGTGCGGTGTCGTGCTGTCATTATGCTGCTTCGCGGTATGCGCGCGGGGGGATATCGCGCGCATCCTGGACGTTGGCGACAGTTGGGTGTTTTTCCCCTACGCGCTGCAATCGCCGCCCGCGCTCGAGGAAGTCCTTGCCCGCCCGGAATTCGACCTCGGGCAGTACCGCGAAGATGGCAGTATCGGTTTGACCAATATCTTCGCGGAAGGCTGGGACACGCCGGAGCAGCTTCAGAAGATTGCGGACCGGCTGGCTGCCTTGCCCACGCTCGATATCTGCCACGTAAGCCTGGGCGGCAACGACATCGTTCACACATGGAAACAATTCATGAGCCCGGCGCAGGTCGATACGATGATGGCCGAAATCATCGGCCACATCCGGAACGTGGTGCAGTTCTGCCTCGACCAGCGCCCGGACGTGCGCGTGGCCTTGCTGGGCTACGATTACGTCAACTTGTACGAAGGCTTCATGATCAACGATTTCGGCGAAGTCTGGGACTACGAAAGCATCACGCACTGGGCGGTCACCTACTGGGGCTATCCAATACCCGCCAACCGGCAGGAAGTGCTCGAAATCGTCCGGGAAGTACACGACATTTGGGCCGAATTGGAGCGGCGCAAGATTGAACTCGCGCAAGAGTTTCCCGGCCGCGTCACGTACATCCACAATTTCGGCTATGTCCAGCACGTTTTTGGCGTGCCTGCCGAGGGGGTGGAACCGGGCGAAGCCGGCATACCCGACGGGCCGGAGAACGGCTACGCCAATTTCCCGAATGGCAGGCCAGACCTGTACAACCCGCGTATCGTCATGAAAATAGATGACGGCGAGATGGACCCGCTCCACCTGAATGCGGAGGGTTTCCTGACGTTCATGGAAAACGCGGTGCGCCAGTGCTACGCGGCCTGGCTCGCGGATTCCACCCCGCCCGTGGTTGCCAGTATTCGCCCTTTGGCGGAAGCCGCTAATCCGACGGACGCGCCGGAGGTCATCTTTGAGGTCAAGTTCACCGAGCCCGTTACCGGTGTCGATGTCACGGATTTCTCCGTGCGCACTTCGGCCAGTGTATCCGATGCCGTGATTTCGGACATGTCAGGCGCGGACGCCACCTGTTTTGTCACCGTTTCCGGCATGACGGGCGCGGGCACGGTCGCCCTCGACCTCGTGGACGACGACACGATTTACGACGCGGTCTGGTATCCGCTGAAGCGCCTGGACGATGGCAGTTTCCGCGGTGTCCAAGCCTATTGGCTCGGCGGCGGCCTGTTGGACTGCGCCCAAGCTACGGCTCTGGAAATGCAGGGCAACGCGCTCTATGACGCACAACTCGGCGGCGCTTGGCCTTTCGCTGACCTGGACGGCAACGGCATTCCGGACCGTTTCGAACTCGCTCTCGCCGCGCGCCTGTGCTGCGACACGTCATATCCCGGACATGACCCGCTTCAGGCCGCTATCGCCTCCAACGCCGCCGCACTCGAATCGGAGCCCGGCTTTGCAGCGCTGGAACCTTATACGGACGCGATTGCAGCGTTCTGCGCCATATCGCCTGACTTGCGCGACGGCATCGTTTCCGCGCTCTCTCTCACCGCGGCATACAGCGTCTTCGAGTTGGACATGGCGTTTCCGCTTGCGTCCCTCGGCGACCCGGACGGCGACGAAATCTCGAACCTGTTCGAATATGACTGGGTTGTAGACCAGGAGTGCGCCCACGTCGAATACGCCATCGCGGCATCCACGGCCGGCTGCGGCCCCGACGACCTGCCCACGTGCCCGGATCCGAGCGTGTTCGATGACGAGGCAGAGGCATTCTTCGTCGCGTTGCAGCAGGGTATCGAATGGAAAGACGCGGACTGGGGTGACAATGGCATTCCTGACCGCTACGAACTTGCGCTGCTGGGCCGGGTCTTCTGCGACGGGAGGCACCCGCTCCATGACCCGCTGGCCCTCGTATACGCGGACAATCGCGCCGCGCTTGAAGCAGACCCCGCCGCGGAACTGTTCCTGCCCTATATCGGGTATCTGTCCCTGTTCGCCGCAAGCTCCCAGGAAGCCGCAGACAGCATCGTCCAGGACATGGCCCTGACCGCCCCAATCGCCGGCCTCCAGTACGAAAGCGCAGAGCCGTTTGCCGCCGCGTCCGACCTGGACGGCGACGGCGCCTCCAATGACCGCGAATTCACGTGGACGTTCATACGCGGCGGTTCGCCGGAGGTCTATGCCGACGAGGCCTCCGACCCGAACCGGGCGCCGGATGCCGCCATTCCCAATTGCGACGTGGCGGTCACGTTCGAGAGCCAAGGCCGCGATTTCTATGAATTCGCGTTCGAGGAGGACGTCTGGCAAACCGCCGACGCGGACGTCAGCATGATTCCGGACCGCTACGAAATTTCCGTGCTCGCGGCTATCTTGTGCGATGAACATCACCCGCTCCATGAGACGGTGCAACAGGTTCATGACGCCAATCTGGCCTTGCTCCGTGTGGAACCCGGTATCCCGTTCCTGGCCCCCGTGTTCGACATCATGGCCGCGCTGGCGACGCTCGACCAGGCCTTTGCCGACATCCTGAAAGCGGGGTTGTCGCTCGAGGGCGACTATGCCCCCTACTCGAACGGCGCCGACCTGCCGTTGTCGTCCCTGGGCGACCTCGACCTGGACGGCGCGCTGAACTATGAGGAATTCGAGAACATAGGCGGCCTCGACGCAACCGTGCCCGAATACGTCCGCGCCGTGCTGGGCTCTTACTACCCGCCCGCGCCCGAACTGACGGTCGACCCGTTGATCACCAACGATTCCCGCCCGGCCATTACCGGCACGGTGCGCTACTCGGTGGCGCTGGGGCTGAGCCTGGACGGCGCCACGTGGCGCGCTGTCCTCGTCGATAACAACGAGTGGGTTCATAACGTGCCCGACCCGCTGCCGGACGGCGTGTACGACGTGCGCGTCCGGGCCGTAGGCGCGTACAACCGCGAAGGGCACGACAGCACCACCGATGAACTCATCATCGACACGGTAGCCCCCGTCATCGCGCTGAACGGACCGGGCCGGTTGACGGCCGAAGCAGGGGAGCCGTACCTCGATCCCGGCGCAACTGCCATGGACGACCGGGAGGGCGACATCAGCGAACGCTTGAACATGACGAACAACGTCAATCCGAGCCTGATCGACACGTTCAGCGTCACCTATGATGTCGAGGACACCGCGGGCAACTTTGCGCTGACGGCGACGCGCATCGTGGACGTGCGCGACCGCACAATCCCCGTCATCACGATGCTCGGAGACGCGGAAATGACCGTCGAGGCGGCCGAACCGTTCAATGACCCCGGCGCGACCGCGTGGGACTCCTTCAGCGGTGACATCACCCCCGAGATACGGGTGACGGGGAGCGTGGATGTCATGACGCCCGGCACGTACGTGCTGGCCTACGACGTGCGTGACGCCAACCGCAACGATGCGGTAACCGTCTCGCGAACTGTCCATGTCGTTGACACGCAACCTCCTTTCGTGACGCTCCTGGGGCCTGCGGACATGTCCGTCCCCGTCGGAGAGCCCTTCGCAGAACCGGGGGTCGTGGCGTGGGATGCGCTCGACGGCGACCTCAGCGCGGCCGTAGTCGTCATCGGCATGGCCGATACGGAGATACTGGGCGCGTACGTGTTGACGTATACCGCGCAGGACGCCGCGGGGAATGTGTCCATCCCGGCCGTGCGCACGGTTCATGTCGTGGACGAGGTCCCGCCCGTGCTCTCCGTCACGGGAGACAATCCCCTGACCCACGAAGCGCCCGAACCCTACAATGACCCAGGTGCCACCGCGTTCGACAACTACGACGGCGATCTCACCGCGGCCATACAGACCGCGAATGACGTGAACCCGGCGATTCCGGGTGATTACACGGTCACCTATTCACTGGCCGACTCGTCTGGTAATCCGGCACAAGCGTTGCGCGCCGTTCATGTCGTGGACACGACCGCCCCCATAATCACGGTCACAGGCCCCTCTGAACTGACGCATGAAGCAGCGACCCCCTATGCCGACCCGGGCGCCACCGCCGCGGACACCGTGGATGGCGACCTCACCGCCGCCATTGTGGTGACGGACAACGTGAACGTCGCCGTGCTGGGCGATTACACCGTCGCCTATTCGGTAGAAGACGCGTCGGGCAATACGGCCGACGCGCAGCGCCTGGTCCATGTGGCCGACACGACGCCGCCGGTCATTACTTTAATCGGGCCGGAGACTCTCCTGCACGAAGCGGGCACGGCCTATGCCGACCCGGGCGCCATCGCCGCGGACTCGCGCCAGGGCGACCTTACGGCGCTGCTGCAGGTCGAAAACACTGTGGATGAAGACACGCCGGGAGCATACACGGTGACCTATCGGGTGTCGGATTCGGAAGGCAACGAGGCCCAGCCGTCCGTCCGCCATGTGCTGGTCGCCGATTCCACCGCGCCCACGCTCGTGCTCATAGGCGACGCCATAGTGACGCTGCGTTGCTTCGACGACTTCATGGACCCCGGCGCGATGGCCTTCGACCTCGTAGACGGCGACAGGACCGCCTTCATCCGGGCCGAGAGCAGCATTGTGGAGCACTCACCCGGCGAATACCCCGTCACCTACCGTGTCGCAGACAGCCAGGGGAACGAAGCCGAACCCGTCGTACGCACGGTCATCATCCTCGATGATTGCGGCCATACCGCGGACCAGAACGGCGATTTCCGCATCGGCCTCGCCGAGCTGCTGCGCGTCATCCAGTTCTATAACACGAAGAGCCACCATTGCGAACTGGGCACGGAAGATGGATACGCGCCCGGGCCGGGCGGCCAATGGTGCCCGCCGCACGACCTCGACTACGCCCCCGCGGACTGGCGGATCGACTTGTCCGAACTGCTCCGGGTCGTGCAGTTCTACAATGCGGGCGGCTGCTATCCGTGCCCGGATTCCGGCACGGAAGACGGCTTCTGCTTTGCGCCCAACTGA
- a CDS encoding NAD(P) transhydrogenase subunit alpha, protein MKFKGLVLGIPKEIMQHEYRVSAIPETVAKLTDEGARVLVESGAGAAAHHHDDRYREAGAGIVADSDAVFAESGVILKVKEPQFDARKNRHEVTMMKPGQALVAFLHPASPANHQMVRDLAAQGVTSFTLDGVPRISNAQPMDALTSMSTVAGYKSVVMAADELGCFVPLTNTAVGVVPAAQVFVVGAGVAGLQALATAKRLGAINFAADIRPEAMEQARSIRAQIVDTGVPVEAARGAGGYARALAPEWLAREQEAIRETVCKADILILSALVPGRIAPVIVTEDMVRGMKSGSVIVDIAIDQGGNCALTEAGRTVVKHGVTIMGVKNIPGYVPVSASWLFAHNLLHFLTYLVEDGAVRADRQDEIIGPTLVTLDGQVVHAGALEAMAQRAGEKGSASCDL, encoded by the coding sequence ATGAAGTTCAAGGGTCTGGTCCTTGGGATACCCAAGGAGATTATGCAACATGAGTACCGGGTGTCGGCGATACCTGAAACGGTGGCAAAACTGACGGATGAAGGCGCGCGTGTACTGGTGGAAAGCGGCGCGGGCGCGGCGGCGCATCACCATGATGACAGGTACCGGGAAGCGGGCGCCGGGATTGTTGCCGACAGTGACGCCGTCTTCGCGGAATCGGGCGTGATATTGAAGGTCAAGGAGCCTCAATTCGACGCTCGGAAGAACCGACACGAGGTCACGATGATGAAGCCGGGCCAGGCGCTGGTGGCCTTTCTCCACCCGGCTTCGCCGGCCAACCACCAGATGGTGCGGGACCTCGCCGCCCAAGGGGTGACCAGTTTCACGCTGGACGGCGTGCCCCGCATATCAAACGCGCAGCCCATGGACGCGCTGACGTCCATGAGTACGGTCGCGGGATACAAGAGTGTCGTGATGGCGGCGGACGAACTGGGCTGTTTCGTGCCCCTGACCAATACCGCGGTCGGGGTCGTGCCGGCCGCGCAGGTCTTCGTTGTGGGGGCGGGTGTCGCCGGACTTCAGGCGCTGGCTACGGCCAAGCGTCTCGGCGCCATCAACTTTGCCGCGGACATCCGGCCCGAGGCGATGGAGCAGGCCCGGAGCATCCGCGCGCAGATTGTCGATACCGGGGTTCCGGTTGAAGCAGCGAGAGGCGCGGGCGGCTATGCCAGGGCTTTGGCGCCGGAGTGGCTCGCGCGGGAACAGGAAGCCATTAGAGAAACGGTCTGCAAGGCGGATATTCTGATACTCTCCGCGCTCGTGCCGGGTCGCATCGCGCCCGTAATCGTGACCGAAGACATGGTCAGGGGCATGAAATCCGGCTCTGTAATCGTGGATATTGCCATTGACCAAGGCGGCAACTGCGCATTGACGGAGGCCGGCCGTACGGTTGTCAAGCATGGCGTGACCATCATGGGAGTCAAGAACATTCCCGGCTACGTTCCCGTGAGCGCTTCCTGGCTATTCGCGCACAATCTCCTTCATTTTCTCACCTACCTAGTTGAAGACGGCGCGGTGCGCGCCGACCGCCAAGACGAGATCATCGGACCGACGCTGGTAACGCTGGATGGGCAGGTGGTGCATGCGGGGGCCCTGGAGGCCATGGCGCAGCGCGCCGGAGAGAAAGGGTCTGCCTCGTGCGATTTGTGA
- a CDS encoding NAD(P) transhydrogenase subunit alpha — MRFVILLTVFLVSSVVGYRIIRRVPPLLHTPLMSGMNAISGVTVLGALTATAAALATGSRFLGAAAIVLAMTNVVGGFVVTDRMLQMFRSKK; from the coding sequence GTGCGATTTGTGATTCTCTTGACGGTGTTCCTGGTGTCGTCGGTGGTCGGCTACCGGATTATCCGGCGGGTGCCGCCGCTTCTGCACACGCCGCTGATGTCCGGCATGAACGCTATTTCGGGCGTCACCGTATTGGGCGCGCTGACCGCGACGGCGGCGGCGCTGGCGACGGGCAGCCGGTTCCTCGGCGCCGCCGCAATTGTACTGGCCATGACCAATGTCGTGGGCGGTTTTGTCGTGACGGACCGCATGTTACAGATGTTCCGCTCCAAGAAATAA
- a CDS encoding glycosyltransferase: MHLGVLTPDVQHRCCYGDEERYMRRLLVTLRRMQDQARLFLFTSEEQHASYEGWMRVAIGKVSGGRGGLAGMLGVGGPLARAARKAGVNALLAPLAAAPVSPPLPTWLYIVDVRPWEPGGDLADDLKQAKRVCAQAHGIIATSEHTRRRCLEVLDVPLDKVVVAPPGVDTVFSEPNSSIVEKPYLMIVGDTCKTHNYPLIFKGLAQIQKETPHNFVVTGTACSAEPPTWGPRGVRIERCPDAQLAGLYQNAAAIVFAALHDGSGQRVLEGLRAGGMLVTPNLGAIPEVAADNTIFYNHESVESFVRSLRRAIQQGPESLDLRRRAAKRVAEYTWEKCAWKALSAFKKR, from the coding sequence ATGCATCTTGGCGTATTGACACCCGACGTGCAGCATCGCTGCTGCTACGGGGATGAAGAACGCTACATGCGCCGCCTGCTGGTAACGTTGCGGCGCATGCAGGACCAGGCGCGCCTGTTCCTGTTCACCAGCGAGGAGCAACATGCCTCCTATGAAGGCTGGATGCGCGTCGCCATCGGCAAGGTGAGCGGCGGCCGCGGCGGGCTCGCGGGCATGCTTGGCGTGGGCGGACCACTGGCGCGAGCCGCGAGAAAGGCAGGGGTGAATGCGTTGCTTGCGCCGCTGGCCGCGGCGCCGGTCAGTCCCCCGCTGCCCACGTGGCTGTACATCGTCGACGTGCGGCCCTGGGAGCCGGGCGGCGACCTCGCGGACGACCTGAAGCAGGCAAAACGCGTCTGCGCGCAGGCTCACGGCATCATCGCGACGTCCGAACACACGCGGCGCCGGTGTCTCGAAGTGCTGGACGTGCCGCTGGACAAGGTCGTCGTGGCGCCGCCGGGCGTGGACACCGTATTCAGCGAGCCGAACAGCTCGATTGTCGAGAAACCGTACCTGATGATTGTGGGCGACACGTGCAAGACCCACAATTATCCGCTCATCTTCAAGGGGCTCGCCCAGATTCAGAAGGAAACGCCCCACAATTTCGTGGTGACCGGCACGGCGTGCAGCGCGGAGCCGCCTACGTGGGGCCCGCGCGGCGTGCGCATCGAGCGTTGCCCGGACGCGCAACTCGCCGGGCTGTATCAGAACGCGGCGGCCATCGTCTTCGCCGCACTGCACGACGGCAGCGGCCAGCGCGTGCTCGAAGGGTTGCGCGCCGGCGGCATGCTGGTCACGCCGAACCTCGGCGCAATCCCCGAAGTGGCCGCCGACAACACCATCTTCTACAACCACGAAAGCGTTGAGTCATTCGTGCGCAGTCTGCGCCGCGCCATCCAGCAGGGGCCCGAAAGCCTCGACTTGCGCCGCCGCGCCGCGAAACGCGTGGCAGAATACACGTGGGAAAAATGCGCCTGGAAAGCGCTGTCCGCGTTCAAGAAGCGCTAG
- a CDS encoding GreA/GreB family elongation factor, with the protein MAKQIHITAQDRQRLLECLAVVHEFPDKRDLPHIRQLEEEIAQAQIIIDALMTPEDVVTMNSRVQLRDVTADRDLECTLTYPGERDPDNESVSVLAPLGAAILGYRVGDTFVADLPEGRTQFRIESVRHRP; encoded by the coding sequence ATGGCTAAGCAGATTCACATCACCGCGCAGGACAGGCAGCGGCTGCTGGAATGCCTCGCCGTGGTGCACGAGTTTCCGGACAAGCGTGACCTGCCGCATATCCGGCAGCTGGAGGAAGAGATTGCGCAGGCACAGATAATCATCGATGCGCTCATGACTCCCGAGGATGTGGTCACGATGAATTCGCGCGTACAGCTGAGGGACGTTACCGCGGACAGAGACCTGGAATGCACGCTGACGTATCCCGGTGAACGCGACCCGGACAACGAGAGCGTGTCGGTGCTCGCGCCACTGGGCGCGGCCATACTCGGGTATAGGGTGGGCGATACCTTTGTGGCAGACTTGCCCGAAGGACGGACGCAGTTCCGCATTGAGAGTGTCCGTCATCGGCCCTAG
- a CDS encoding GDP-mannose 4,6-dehydratase has product MRVLVTGGAGFIGSHLCEALLARGEQVFVLDDLSTGRFQNIEPLAARLTCVIDSTLNQQIVRELVREVDVVYHLAATVGVQLVVNAPIRTIVNNIRGTETVLEETCRYRRRLLITSTSEVYGKSMKEVFEEEDDSVIGPTSRHRWAYAASKAIDEYLAMAYWREKRHPVVICRLFNTVGPRQTGRYGMVIPTFVAQALRGEPLTVYGDGKQSRCFAYVGDIVPALVGLMEQCALCGDVYNIGNDQRVTIEELAQRIIERTGSKSQIRYVPYDAAYGPGYDDMRHRRPSLKKIREAIGYEPKTSLDAILDAVIADIRGRLDADD; this is encoded by the coding sequence ATGCGCGTATTGGTTACAGGCGGTGCGGGTTTCATCGGGTCCCATTTATGCGAGGCGCTGCTGGCGCGGGGCGAGCAGGTATTCGTGCTGGACGACCTGAGCACGGGCCGCTTCCAGAATATTGAGCCGCTTGCTGCACGGCTGACGTGCGTCATCGATTCCACGCTGAACCAGCAGATCGTGCGGGAACTGGTGCGGGAAGTGGACGTGGTGTATCACCTGGCCGCGACGGTGGGCGTGCAGTTGGTCGTCAACGCGCCGATCCGGACAATCGTCAACAACATTCGCGGCACGGAAACGGTGCTGGAAGAGACCTGCCGTTACCGCAGGCGCCTGCTTATCACCTCGACGAGCGAAGTGTACGGCAAGAGCATGAAGGAGGTGTTTGAGGAAGAAGACGACAGCGTCATAGGCCCGACGAGCCGGCATCGCTGGGCGTATGCGGCGTCCAAGGCCATTGATGAGTATCTGGCGATGGCGTATTGGCGCGAGAAGCGGCATCCGGTCGTCATCTGCCGCTTGTTCAATACCGTCGGTCCGCGCCAGACGGGCCGCTACGGCATGGTCATTCCCACGTTCGTGGCGCAGGCGCTGCGCGGCGAGCCGCTGACGGTCTACGGCGACGGGAAGCAGTCGCGCTGTTTCGCGTATGTGGGCGACATCGTGCCGGCCTTGGTCGGCTTGATGGAGCAGTGCGCGCTGTGCGGTGACGTATATAACATAGGGAACGACCAGCGCGTCACGATTGAAGAACTTGCGCAACGGATCATCGAGCGCACGGGCAGCAAGTCGCAAATCCGGTATGTTCCCTATGACGCGGCCTACGGTCCGGGCTATGACGACATGCGGCACCGCCGGCCTTCCCTGAAAAAGATACGCGAGGCCATCGGCTATGAGCCCAAGACCTCGCTCGACGCCATTCTCGACGCCGTCATTGCGGATATCCGCGGGCGGCTGGATGCGGATGACTGA